One Nocardioidaceae bacterium SCSIO 66511 genomic window carries:
- a CDS encoding PKD domain-containing protein, which yields MRGIAQIGDTVVLGGNFTKATSAGGGQVTRNYLLAFDADTGKISTSFVPALNGSVEEVLAGPTAGTVYVVGGFSQVNGANSSRVVLLRLSDGSRVSGFSAPAMNGRANTIQRSGDRIFVGGNFKNVGGSFYGGLVALDADSGALLPYLNLPVTQRHNDSGGGAQGAVGVRDLDVTPDGSRMVAIGNFKRVDGLSRDQAVVIDLSSASASVANWQTRRYEPYCFNWAFDTYVRGVDMSPDGSYFVIATTGGHNTGTLCDTAARFEANATGSNIQPTWVADTGGDTLWAVETTEQAVYVGGHQRWFNNAMGSDRAESGAVPRPGIAALDPRTGVPLKWNPGRNPRGAAVYALHASSSGLWMGSDTVWVGNRQYKRPRIAFFPLAGGAAVADDTTPSLPGSVYLGRSGGNPLRSVDFDGTTAGSPSNVNSGGIDWGRVRGAFRVGNELIYGQSDGALYRRSFDDGSFGPATKLDPYNDPYWAGVGTGSGNTYDGRISAFYSQIPNVTGMYYDNGRLFYTLRGQSALFYRFFSVDSGIVGVDQFQASTGRNWSTTDGMFTAAGKVYVATSSNGLTAINIQNGIPSGSSTTVGTGNDWRANALFIGRMNAPPKAGFAVTCSDRECEFDGSDSTDDRGAIASYEWDFGDGDSASGKQSQHSYGADGTYTIALTVTDDAGSTDMATRQVTVSAPPPSSVRYRAAKGVARHNARPRVPIPANTKRGDTLLAIATFASRHPRPIAPKGWNLIGRKSDGKFASFAWTKSARASDAGSKRRWSLAGGTKATFTVAAYARADSVGAARKSTSRRTKKHRTPTARAKAGDWVVSYWADRSSSTTKWKAPKPVAVRRSVYGVGKGRVTSLLADSNGPVEGGRVGRRTATTNRNSPRSVAWTIVLNTR from the coding sequence GTGCGTGGGATTGCTCAGATCGGTGACACGGTGGTGTTGGGGGGCAACTTCACGAAGGCGACGTCGGCGGGTGGCGGTCAGGTCACGCGTAATTATCTGCTGGCGTTTGATGCTGACACGGGCAAGATCAGTACGTCGTTTGTGCCGGCGTTGAACGGTTCGGTGGAAGAGGTGCTGGCGGGTCCGACGGCGGGGACGGTCTATGTCGTGGGTGGGTTCTCGCAGGTGAATGGTGCGAACTCGAGTCGTGTGGTGTTGCTCAGGTTGTCGGATGGTTCGCGGGTGTCGGGGTTCAGTGCGCCGGCGATGAACGGTCGTGCGAACACGATTCAGCGGTCGGGTGATCGGATCTTCGTCGGGGGCAACTTCAAGAATGTCGGCGGCAGCTTTTATGGCGGTCTTGTTGCGCTCGATGCGGACAGTGGCGCGTTGCTGCCGTACTTGAACCTTCCGGTGACGCAGCGACACAACGACTCTGGCGGTGGGGCGCAGGGAGCGGTCGGTGTGCGTGATCTTGATGTGACTCCCGATGGCAGCCGGATGGTGGCGATCGGGAACTTCAAGCGGGTCGATGGGTTGTCTCGGGACCAGGCTGTCGTGATCGATCTGTCTTCTGCCAGTGCGTCGGTTGCGAACTGGCAGACCCGGCGTTACGAGCCGTACTGCTTCAACTGGGCGTTCGACACCTATGTGCGTGGTGTGGACATGTCGCCTGACGGGAGCTACTTCGTGATTGCGACCACGGGCGGTCACAACACTGGGACGCTTTGCGATACCGCGGCGAGGTTCGAGGCGAATGCGACGGGGAGCAATATTCAGCCGACGTGGGTTGCCGATACCGGTGGCGACACGTTGTGGGCGGTGGAGACGACCGAGCAGGCGGTGTATGTCGGTGGGCATCAGCGGTGGTTCAACAATGCGATGGGCAGTGATCGTGCCGAGTCCGGTGCGGTGCCGCGGCCGGGTATCGCTGCGCTCGACCCGCGTACGGGTGTGCCGTTGAAGTGGAATCCGGGCCGTAACCCACGTGGTGCTGCGGTGTATGCGTTGCATGCGTCTTCGAGTGGGTTGTGGATGGGTAGCGACACTGTGTGGGTCGGCAACCGTCAGTACAAGCGTCCACGGATCGCGTTCTTTCCACTCGCCGGCGGCGCGGCCGTTGCCGATGACACGACGCCGAGTCTGCCGGGTTCGGTCTATCTGGGCAGGTCCGGCGGCAATCCGTTGCGTTCGGTCGACTTCGACGGGACGACGGCTGGTTCGCCGTCGAACGTCAACAGTGGCGGGATCGACTGGGGTCGAGTGCGGGGTGCGTTCCGGGTCGGCAACGAGCTGATCTACGGGCAGAGCGACGGCGCACTGTATCGGCGGTCGTTCGACGACGGCAGCTTCGGCCCGGCGACGAAGCTCGACCCGTACAACGATCCGTACTGGGCCGGTGTCGGCACCGGAAGCGGTAACACCTACGACGGACGGATCAGCGCGTTCTATTCGCAGATCCCGAACGTGACCGGGATGTACTACGACAACGGCCGACTCTTCTATACCCTGCGTGGCCAGTCCGCGTTGTTCTACCGCTTCTTCAGCGTCGACAGCGGCATCGTCGGTGTCGACCAGTTCCAAGCATCGACCGGACGTAACTGGTCGACAACCGACGGCATGTTCACCGCCGCCGGCAAGGTCTACGTCGCGACATCCAGCAACGGACTGACCGCCATCAACATCCAAAACGGCATACCCTCAGGCTCATCGACAACAGTCGGCACCGGCAACGACTGGCGCGCCAACGCACTCTTCATCGGTCGGATGAACGCTCCGCCCAAGGCCGGGTTCGCTGTCACCTGCAGCGATCGCGAGTGTGAGTTCGACGGATCGGACTCAACGGACGACAGGGGAGCGATCGCCTCGTACGAATGGGACTTCGGCGACGGCGATTCGGCGAGCGGTAAGCAGTCTCAGCACTCGTACGGCGCCGACGGGACGTACACGATCGCCTTGACGGTGACCGACGACGCTGGCAGTACAGACATGGCGACGCGTCAGGTGACGGTGTCCGCGCCGCCACCGTCGAGTGTGCGGTATCGAGCCGCCAAGGGGGTCGCGCGGCACAACGCCCGGCCACGAGTGCCGATACCCGCCAACACCAAGCGTGGTGACACCTTGTTGGCGATCGCGACCTTCGCGTCCCGGCACCCGAGGCCCATCGCACCGAAGGGTTGGAATCTGATCGGGCGCAAGTCCGATGGCAAGTTCGCGAGCTTTGCCTGGACCAAGTCGGCGCGTGCATCGGACGCAGGTTCCAAGAGGCGGTGGAGCCTTGCCGGTGGCACGAAGGCGACGTTCACGGTCGCAGCATATGCAAGGGCCGACTCGGTCGGTGCCGCTCGGAAGTCGACGTCGCGGCGTACGAAGAAGCACCGCACCCCGACCGCTCGCGCAAAGGCCGGTGACTGGGTCGTCTCGTACTGGGCCGACCGGTCGAGCTCGACGACCAAATGGAAGGCGCCGAAACCGGTGGCCGTACGACGCTCTGTGTACGGCGTGGGCAAGGGACGCGTCACGTCACTGCTCGCCGACTCGAATGGTCCGGTCGAGGGTGGACGTGTTGGACGCCGGACTGCAACAACGAACCGCAATAGTCCTCGCTCGGTCGCCTGGACAATCGTTCTGAACACCCGTTGA
- a CDS encoding Wzz/FepE/Etk N-terminal domain-containing protein, with amino-acid sequence MELGDYASFAKRRWRWILCGLLLGVIVGAAYLQLAPKTYTSTAKVLVSATSTDTEPTGGVSSSEGINLDTEAQLVRSVAVAEGAGEELDDPSDPVELASKVTVTVPANTTVLVIAFEASSPAEAQAGAAAFAQSYLDNRATTAQDAVDADIASLRDRVDDLTDQLSQTSEEIRATDDTAQLSVLRARRMQLTAQLDTLNTQLSPLEGTVQRPGTIIVDPQQPSSPTSPRPLLVMVSTVLLGLLGSLAAAVLREKLDRRPHTRHDLERNYGLPVMADVRVFDTVTGVVEAPLPEVRSLYHSIIAAYGGSTRSVLVCGPGDQSAASAISSTLAALSAQTGTITVHVREPSDSAGVRSEARDIDRRGALSRTDHSTLGIASRGELRHRRIRPVLDDLEAKYDLTILDLPTGDPSFDLPLLGRHVDLVLIVVDLGNTGRDEMEAVVDDVKKVGATDVAGVAVHRERKKARLRRRDRKRARAAEAATAANAAARPDPDEGSESSATSESVTDHEPVGQTKPKSKLLRRGA; translated from the coding sequence TTGGAGTTGGGCGATTACGCCTCGTTCGCCAAACGGCGGTGGCGTTGGATTCTGTGCGGCCTCCTGCTCGGGGTGATCGTCGGTGCGGCGTACCTGCAACTGGCGCCGAAGACCTACACCTCGACGGCCAAGGTGCTCGTCTCGGCGACGTCCACAGACACCGAACCAACGGGCGGCGTTAGCAGCAGCGAGGGGATCAACCTCGATACCGAGGCACAGCTGGTGCGATCCGTCGCCGTCGCCGAAGGCGCAGGCGAGGAACTCGACGACCCGTCCGATCCGGTCGAGCTCGCCTCGAAGGTGACCGTCACCGTTCCGGCCAACACGACAGTCCTCGTGATCGCGTTCGAAGCGTCGAGCCCGGCCGAGGCGCAGGCTGGGGCCGCCGCATTCGCCCAGTCGTACCTCGACAACCGGGCCACTACGGCGCAGGATGCCGTCGACGCAGACATCGCGAGTCTGCGAGACCGGGTCGACGACCTCACTGACCAACTGTCGCAGACCTCCGAGGAGATTCGCGCTACTGACGACACCGCCCAGCTCAGCGTCCTACGCGCGAGGCGGATGCAGCTGACCGCTCAGCTGGACACTCTCAACACTCAGCTCAGCCCGCTCGAGGGCACCGTCCAGCGGCCAGGCACGATCATCGTCGACCCGCAGCAGCCGAGCTCACCGACGTCGCCACGACCGCTTCTGGTGATGGTGAGTACCGTCCTGTTGGGCCTGCTGGGTTCGCTCGCGGCCGCCGTGTTGCGGGAGAAGCTTGACCGGAGGCCACACACCCGCCACGACCTCGAACGCAACTACGGCTTGCCGGTCATGGCCGATGTTCGGGTTTTCGACACGGTGACCGGCGTAGTCGAGGCACCGTTGCCCGAGGTGCGCTCCTTGTATCACTCGATCATCGCTGCTTACGGCGGGTCCACTCGCAGCGTCCTGGTTTGCGGACCCGGCGATCAGTCCGCCGCGAGCGCGATCAGCTCGACGTTGGCGGCGCTCTCGGCGCAGACCGGGACGATCACGGTGCACGTACGAGAGCCCTCGGATAGCGCCGGGGTCCGCAGTGAGGCGCGTGATATCGACCGGCGCGGTGCGTTGAGCCGCACCGATCACTCGACGTTGGGCATCGCCAGTCGCGGAGAGCTCCGGCACCGGCGGATTCGACCCGTGCTCGACGACCTCGAGGCGAAGTACGACCTGACGATTCTCGATCTGCCGACCGGCGACCCATCCTTCGATCTGCCACTGCTCGGGCGACACGTCGACCTCGTGTTGATCGTCGTCGACCTGGGCAACACCGGGCGAGACGAGATGGAAGCCGTCGTCGATGATGTGAAGAAGGTCGGTGCGACGGACGTCGCCGGTGTCGCGGTTCATCGTGAGCGTAAGAAGGCACGCCTGCGCCGACGTGATCGTAAGCGTGCGCGGGCGGCGGAGGCGGCAACGGCCGCCAACGCTGCGGCGCGCCCGGATCCCGACGAGGGCTCCGAGTCGAGCGCCACCAGTGAGTCCGTGACCGACCATGAGCCGGTCGGTCAAACCAAGCCCAAGTCGAAGCTCCTGCGCAGAGGCGCATGA
- a CDS encoding UDP-N-acetylglucosamine transferase subunit ALG14 yields MTFDKPDAQEPLAGEDVIHAYHPTTRNVVNLARNWNLARKVIPAVRPDIVVSTGAGVAVPFFVEARRRGIPTVYVEVYDRIDSKTLTGRMCRPVTSRFCVQWEEQRDLYRGSELIGQVL; encoded by the coding sequence GTGACATTCGACAAACCTGATGCACAGGAGCCGCTTGCCGGCGAGGACGTCATTCACGCGTACCACCCGACGACGCGCAATGTCGTGAACCTGGCCCGCAACTGGAACCTGGCCAGGAAGGTGATTCCTGCGGTACGTCCGGACATCGTTGTGTCCACTGGCGCGGGCGTTGCCGTGCCGTTCTTCGTCGAGGCGCGGAGGCGTGGGATCCCGACCGTGTACGTCGAGGTTTACGACCGGATCGACTCGAAGACGCTGACCGGTCGCATGTGCCGGCCGGTCACATCGCGGTTCTGTGTCCAGTGGGAAGAGCAGCGCGACCTCTACCGCGGCTCCGAGCTCATCGGGCAGGTGCTGTGA
- a CDS encoding sulfotransferase yields the protein MMTGSSNVSEHQLVFVGGLHRSGTTALARALGRHDAVSAFANTGVKEDEGQHLQDVYPSARAYGGAGRFAFDPAAHLTEASPLVSRANADRLLAQWSRHWDRSAPVWVEKSPPNLIMTRFLQALYPSARFVMIIRHPVVVTLSTNRWRRTTRRARLIEHWLRAYELFAADASGNDQVLLVRYEDLVADPASVLARVGGFLRLDGPVPADSIEASRSDVYAERWREIRGSRWPWHGAAAERLIRTYADRVAAFGYDLRDLSMVGDVVRARSHDG from the coding sequence ATGATGACAGGGTCCTCGAACGTCTCGGAGCACCAGCTCGTGTTCGTCGGCGGTCTCCACCGCAGCGGCACGACAGCGCTGGCGCGCGCGCTAGGACGCCACGATGCGGTGAGCGCGTTCGCAAACACCGGGGTCAAGGAGGACGAAGGGCAGCACCTCCAGGACGTGTACCCGTCTGCGCGTGCATACGGCGGTGCCGGCCGGTTCGCGTTCGACCCGGCGGCGCATCTCACCGAGGCGTCGCCGCTGGTCTCGCGCGCGAACGCCGACCGCCTGCTCGCTCAGTGGTCGCGGCACTGGGACCGCTCGGCGCCCGTCTGGGTGGAGAAGTCACCGCCGAACCTGATCATGACGCGGTTCCTGCAGGCGCTCTATCCGTCGGCACGCTTCGTGATGATCATCCGCCACCCCGTTGTCGTGACGCTGTCGACGAACAGGTGGCGCCGCACAACCCGGCGCGCGCGGCTGATCGAGCATTGGCTGAGGGCGTACGAGCTGTTCGCGGCGGACGCGAGCGGAAACGACCAGGTGCTGCTGGTCCGGTACGAAGACCTCGTGGCCGACCCAGCTTCCGTCCTGGCACGGGTCGGCGGCTTCCTCCGGCTCGACGGACCTGTCCCGGCAGACTCCATCGAGGCCTCCCGTAGCGACGTGTACGCCGAACGCTGGCGCGAGATCCGAGGGTCTCGCTGGCCCTGGCATGGGGCCGCTGCCGAGCGGCTGATCCGCACCTACGCCGACCGCGTCGCCGCATTCGGGTACGACCTCCGCGACCTCTCGATGGTCGGCGACGTGGTCCGGGCACGGAGTCACGATGGCTAA
- a CDS encoding glycosyltransferase family 2 protein, with the protein MIATRDRLDLLQCAIGAVVSQDYSGPIEVLVVFDRSTPVPTLERDDPHRRVRVLENTRSAGLPGARNSGILAAEHDLVAFCDDDDHWLANKLRRQVDALELRSVAAAVTGIQIRFEESVTPRPIDRASISFDDLIRDRLTEAHPSTFLIRHELFEDESELVDEEIPGGYGEDYDLLLRLARRAPIAVVPEPLVEVLWHQGSFFTRRFETIVTALDYLLDKHPEFADDRRGHARITGQQAFALAAIGRRSDSVSTALATLRRQPSEKRALLSLLVNMRVVGPETVLRLAHRTGRGI; encoded by the coding sequence GTGATCGCGACCCGCGATCGACTCGACCTCCTCCAGTGCGCGATCGGCGCCGTGGTCTCCCAGGACTACTCCGGACCGATCGAGGTCCTGGTCGTCTTCGACCGCTCCACTCCCGTACCGACGCTCGAGCGAGACGACCCACACCGACGGGTGCGTGTACTCGAGAACACCCGCTCCGCTGGGCTTCCGGGCGCACGCAACAGCGGCATTCTCGCAGCCGAGCACGACTTGGTCGCCTTCTGCGACGACGACGATCACTGGTTGGCGAACAAGTTGCGCCGCCAAGTGGACGCACTCGAGTTGCGCTCGGTAGCTGCGGCAGTGACGGGCATCCAGATCCGATTCGAAGAGTCGGTGACACCCCGGCCGATCGACCGCGCCTCGATCTCGTTCGACGACCTGATTCGCGATCGGCTGACCGAAGCACACCCGTCGACGTTCCTCATTCGACATGAGCTGTTCGAAGACGAGTCCGAACTTGTCGATGAGGAGATACCAGGCGGTTACGGCGAGGACTACGACCTTCTGCTGAGGCTCGCGCGACGCGCACCGATCGCGGTCGTCCCCGAGCCGCTCGTGGAGGTTCTGTGGCATCAAGGGTCCTTTTTCACAAGGAGATTCGAGACCATCGTCACCGCGCTCGACTACCTCCTCGACAAGCATCCTGAGTTCGCGGACGACCGCCGCGGCCACGCTCGCATCACCGGCCAGCAGGCCTTTGCCCTTGCTGCGATCGGGCGGCGTTCTGACTCGGTCTCGACTGCGCTGGCGACCTTGCGCCGGCAACCGTCGGAGAAGCGCGCGCTCCTATCCCTACTCGTGAACATGCGGGTCGTCGGCCCGGAGACAGTGCTTCGCCTCGCACACCGAACCGGTCGCGGCATCTGA
- a CDS encoding sulfotransferase, producing the protein MSIAANVRPGVPFVLATVGSDHHRFDRLVDWLDDWASLRPDVDVFIQYGTSKHPNSPAAPYVSHDELAALMRRADVIVTQGGPMSIVEARDAGRIPVVVARDPMLGEHVDGHQLAFCRRLNDDGLIYAANGATEFRALLDAGVDDPTPRMDADPEADARLATASQRLGNVIAELGGVQSRPKVLLMVGSGRSGSTLLERALGDVPGVASLGETVHLWERGVRDHELCGCGLTFDKCEFWSAVGKAAFDGWETLDLSEVVADRHRVVRTRRYLELLTTSPSAQHRLERDRMVSRLGRLYGAAYDTSGARLLVDSSKLPAYAALARRAQVDLRCVHVVRDPRGVAHSWAKSVKRPEVVDEAVMMPRYGAARSAATWTTFAGLATGLRTRGVPLTTVRYEDFLDAPAETLQRLLDFAGHDTGTELAHVDGRRIQLREAHTVAGNPMRFKTGAVDLVRDDAWRSQLPARDRRVVGLLTAGVRRAFGY; encoded by the coding sequence GTGAGCATCGCAGCCAATGTGCGCCCAGGCGTCCCGTTCGTGCTCGCAACGGTCGGCTCGGACCATCATCGATTCGATCGCCTCGTCGACTGGCTCGATGACTGGGCGTCGCTTCGGCCCGATGTCGACGTGTTCATCCAGTACGGGACGTCGAAGCATCCGAACAGCCCGGCGGCGCCGTATGTGTCGCATGACGAGTTGGCGGCATTGATGCGGCGAGCTGACGTGATCGTCACCCAGGGCGGCCCCATGTCGATCGTGGAAGCGCGCGATGCGGGCCGGATCCCGGTGGTCGTCGCCCGCGACCCGATGCTTGGCGAGCACGTCGACGGCCACCAGCTCGCCTTCTGCCGGCGACTGAACGATGACGGTCTGATCTACGCCGCGAACGGCGCCACCGAGTTCCGTGCGCTGCTCGACGCCGGCGTCGACGACCCAACGCCGCGCATGGATGCAGATCCAGAGGCTGACGCGCGACTTGCAACGGCGAGCCAACGGTTGGGCAACGTCATCGCGGAGCTCGGAGGGGTGCAGTCTCGGCCCAAGGTGCTGTTGATGGTCGGTTCCGGACGCAGCGGGTCGACGCTGTTGGAACGCGCGCTGGGTGACGTCCCAGGCGTCGCGTCCCTTGGCGAGACCGTCCACCTGTGGGAGCGCGGCGTACGCGATCACGAGCTGTGTGGATGTGGTCTCACATTCGACAAATGTGAGTTCTGGTCGGCAGTGGGCAAGGCGGCGTTCGACGGCTGGGAGACGCTCGATCTGAGCGAGGTCGTCGCCGATCGGCACCGTGTCGTGCGCACGCGGCGATACCTCGAACTGTTGACGACAAGTCCATCGGCGCAACACCGCCTCGAGCGTGACCGAATGGTGAGTCGACTAGGTCGGCTGTACGGCGCGGCGTACGACACGTCGGGAGCGCGACTGTTGGTCGACTCGAGCAAGCTGCCTGCGTACGCCGCGCTCGCCCGCCGCGCGCAGGTGGACCTGCGCTGCGTCCACGTGGTGCGTGACCCACGGGGGGTCGCGCACTCGTGGGCGAAATCCGTCAAGCGACCGGAGGTCGTCGACGAGGCGGTCATGATGCCTCGGTACGGGGCCGCTCGGTCGGCCGCGACATGGACGACGTTCGCTGGTCTTGCCACCGGACTACGCACCCGAGGCGTCCCGTTGACAACCGTGCGGTACGAGGACTTCTTGGACGCACCGGCCGAAACCCTGCAGCGGCTACTCGATTTCGCCGGTCACGACACCGGCACGGAGCTTGCGCATGTGGACGGTCGTCGGATCCAGCTGCGGGAGGCACACACGGTTGCCGGGAACCCTATGCGGTTCAAGACCGGAGCCGTCGACCTGGTGCGAGACGATGCGTGGCGCTCGCAGCTGCCTGCGCGAGACCGACGCGTTGTAGGGCTGCTGACCGCCGGCGTTCGGCGCGCGTTCGGCTACTAG
- a CDS encoding sulfotransferase, whose protein sequence is MKPMTMQGGVEAGRRGLLRASEAVAVPTAFARLEPTFLIVGAQRCGTTSMFKTLIQHPDVVRPFLRKGIHYFDKNYDRGQSWYRGHFPLRAGAMLRGARGTKHTGESSPYYMFHPHAVTRIARDLPDVRLLMLLRDPVERAYSAHAHEYARGFETLDFEAAIAAEPGRLEGEWQRIEDDPTYDSPQIQHNAYLSRGRYIEQIERVVAEVGRERLLLVDSGDFFTSPEPVFEQVRKFLGLRPAVTISFERHNARPRSALDDRLRTDLRRQFEPWDTRLAEWWGHTPSWRR, encoded by the coding sequence ATGAAGCCGATGACAATGCAAGGCGGCGTCGAGGCCGGCCGTCGCGGACTACTGCGCGCATCCGAAGCCGTGGCGGTGCCGACCGCCTTCGCCCGGCTGGAGCCGACGTTCCTGATCGTGGGCGCGCAGAGGTGTGGCACGACCTCGATGTTCAAGACGCTCATCCAGCATCCCGATGTCGTACGACCCTTCCTGCGCAAGGGCATTCACTATTTCGACAAGAACTATGACCGAGGGCAGAGCTGGTATCGCGGCCATTTTCCGTTGCGAGCCGGTGCGATGCTGCGCGGCGCCAGAGGTACGAAGCACACGGGTGAGTCGAGCCCCTACTACATGTTCCATCCGCACGCCGTCACCAGAATCGCCCGCGATCTGCCGGACGTACGTCTGCTCATGCTGCTCCGGGACCCGGTAGAACGGGCGTACTCCGCACATGCGCACGAGTACGCCCGGGGCTTTGAGACGCTCGACTTCGAGGCAGCGATCGCGGCCGAGCCCGGTCGGCTCGAGGGCGAATGGCAACGGATAGAAGACGATCCGACGTACGACAGCCCTCAGATCCAGCACAACGCGTACCTATCCCGCGGTCGCTACATCGAGCAGATCGAGCGCGTCGTCGCCGAGGTCGGGCGGGAGCGGCTGTTGCTCGTCGACTCGGGTGACTTCTTCACCAGCCCCGAGCCGGTGTTCGAGCAGGTACGCAAGTTCCTCGGGCTGCGACCGGCGGTCACGATCTCCTTCGAACGGCACAACGCGCGCCCACGGTCTGCGCTCGACGACCGGCTCCGCACCGACCTACGTCGACAGTTCGAGCCCTGGGACACACGCCTCGCCGAATGGTGGGGACATACCCCGTCATGGCGGAGGTGA
- a CDS encoding oligosaccharide flippase family protein, with amino-acid sequence MAEVTGDTATGAGRHHAALRSLARESLLSLIGSVTAGALSLLLPIVVTRQLATHDAGVFFEATALFMVLLNLGTLGADTGVLRSLPQAQALGESNTIGVYLRTAIRWPVVCAVVVGLALALSAPQIGALLVGDTGSADDAMTTCLYIVAGMLPVTVAYTVGVSATRGLGSIRVLVLVDKIGKGFLQLLLVLGAVVVIDTAAGAVAGWTLAYLIGLLVVAHWIVRYRRRRGDSARQPTSRADRSALVRSFWAFSAPRAVSRVCNVAMQRADVLLVGALLGAADAALYAAATRFLVIGTMFVQSIQQVMAPKISEAVALDDNDRARAIYQTTTTWLTLISWPIYLLSASFASLLLGVFGPSYTSGWPTVVILCLTMLVATSCGPVDSVLLMAGRSMQSLGNAVLALLVMVVIDLVLIPELGITGAAIGWSVGILVKNLMALWQVNVGLRMHPFGQSLLIAAAGALTCFGVIPAIANALLDNEVMKLGVSICVGTAVYAVGVAVFRLTFRLDGLSIRRS; translated from the coding sequence ATGGCGGAGGTGACGGGCGACACGGCAACGGGTGCCGGCAGACATCACGCGGCGCTCCGGTCGCTGGCGCGCGAAAGCCTGCTGAGCTTGATCGGCAGCGTCACTGCCGGTGCGTTGAGCCTGCTGCTTCCTATTGTCGTGACCCGGCAGCTGGCTACACACGACGCAGGGGTGTTCTTCGAGGCGACGGCGTTGTTCATGGTGCTGCTCAACCTGGGGACGCTCGGCGCCGACACGGGAGTGCTGCGCTCGTTGCCGCAGGCTCAGGCGCTCGGTGAGTCGAACACCATCGGGGTATACCTGCGCACGGCGATCCGTTGGCCGGTCGTCTGTGCGGTCGTGGTCGGACTCGCGCTCGCGCTGAGCGCACCGCAGATCGGGGCCTTGCTCGTCGGTGACACCGGATCGGCCGACGACGCGATGACGACCTGCCTCTATATCGTCGCGGGAATGCTTCCGGTGACGGTCGCATACACGGTCGGGGTTTCGGCAACGCGAGGGCTGGGCTCGATTCGGGTACTGGTGCTGGTCGACAAGATCGGCAAGGGCTTCTTGCAACTCCTGCTAGTTCTGGGAGCTGTCGTCGTAATCGACACCGCGGCCGGAGCGGTGGCGGGCTGGACCCTTGCGTACCTGATCGGGCTCCTCGTTGTCGCACACTGGATCGTGCGCTATCGGCGTCGCCGCGGAGACTCGGCGCGACAACCGACGTCGCGCGCAGACCGCAGCGCGCTGGTTCGTTCGTTCTGGGCGTTCTCGGCACCGCGGGCGGTATCGCGCGTTTGCAACGTCGCGATGCAGCGCGCCGATGTGCTCCTTGTCGGCGCGCTGCTCGGGGCGGCCGACGCCGCCCTGTACGCGGCCGCGACGCGGTTCCTGGTGATCGGGACGATGTTCGTACAGTCGATCCAGCAGGTGATGGCGCCGAAGATCAGCGAGGCAGTTGCCCTCGACGACAACGATCGGGCCCGGGCGATCTACCAGACCACGACGACCTGGTTGACGCTGATCTCCTGGCCTATCTACCTGCTGTCGGCGTCCTTCGCGTCGTTGTTGCTAGGCGTGTTCGGGCCCTCATACACATCTGGGTGGCCGACCGTGGTCATCCTTTGTCTGACGATGCTCGTCGCGACTTCATGCGGTCCGGTCGACTCAGTGCTACTGATGGCCGGACGCAGCATGCAGAGCCTCGGCAATGCCGTGCTCGCTCTGCTCGTGATGGTGGTCATCGATCTGGTGCTGATACCGGAACTCGGCATCACCGGTGCAGCGATCGGCTGGTCCGTTGGCATCTTGGTGAAGAACCTGATGGCACTCTGGCAGGTGAACGTGGGTCTTCGCATGCACCCATTCGGGCAATCGTTGCTGATTGCAGCGGCAGGTGCGTTGACTTGTTTCGGGGTTATTCCGGCGATCGCCAATGCGCTCCTCGACAACGAAGTGATGAAACTCGGAGTTTCAATCTGTGTCGGAACCGCTGTGTATGCGGTTGGCGTGGCCGTGTTCCGGCTCACATTTCGTCTTGACGGGCTGTCGATCCGACGGTCCTAA